Proteins encoded together in one Planctomyces sp. SH-PL14 window:
- a CDS encoding squalene--hopene cyclase: protein MSHSDPNADLPPVRGGAAGLRRLARAVAVGLLALLPAVTRAQSPEIRSGESIPRDVREMYDRGLQYLVATQTEKGDWTGGQNGPGITGMAIMCFLASGEDPNYGIYSNNIRRALRSLILEQDANTGYFQNSMYHHGFAMLALAEAYGTVDDRALWTEKSGTRQRSIGEALELAVRSAITSQKKNSYGAWRYSPSGNDADTSVAGAVLMGLLAARNAGVEVPDEAIDKAISYFVKMTADSGQVAYAGGIGGFDESLARISIGTLVYSIARRKDLPQFKSTLGYLTGKLDGGSPGHGGVEYQRYYQAQALFQGDFAAWEKWNKSLIRQLKTIQMEDGSFKGSYGNSTSTALSLLAIAVNFRFLPIYER from the coding sequence ATGTCCCACTCCGATCCGAACGCCGATCTCCCGCCGGTCCGCGGTGGAGCCGCGGGGCTCCGGCGACTCGCGCGGGCGGTCGCCGTGGGGCTCCTGGCACTCCTGCCCGCCGTGACGCGGGCCCAGTCGCCGGAGATCCGCAGCGGCGAGTCGATCCCCCGCGACGTCCGCGAGATGTACGACCGTGGACTGCAGTACCTCGTCGCCACCCAGACGGAGAAGGGGGACTGGACCGGCGGGCAGAACGGGCCGGGGATCACCGGCATGGCGATCATGTGCTTCCTCGCCTCGGGCGAAGACCCGAACTACGGGATTTACAGCAACAACATCCGCCGCGCCCTGCGGAGCCTGATCCTGGAACAGGACGCCAACACCGGTTACTTCCAGAACAGCATGTACCACCACGGCTTCGCCATGCTGGCCCTGGCGGAAGCGTACGGCACGGTCGACGACCGGGCCCTGTGGACCGAGAAGTCCGGAACCCGGCAGCGCTCGATCGGCGAGGCCCTGGAACTGGCGGTCCGCTCGGCCATCACGTCGCAGAAGAAGAACTCCTATGGAGCGTGGCGGTACTCGCCGAGCGGGAACGACGCCGACACCTCCGTCGCAGGGGCCGTCCTGATGGGGCTCCTGGCGGCACGCAACGCCGGCGTCGAGGTCCCGGACGAGGCGATCGACAAGGCGATCTCGTACTTCGTCAAGATGACCGCCGACTCGGGGCAGGTCGCCTACGCAGGTGGGATCGGGGGCTTCGACGAATCGCTGGCCCGGATCTCGATCGGGACGCTCGTTTATTCGATCGCCCGCCGGAAGGACCTGCCGCAGTTCAAGTCGACGCTGGGCTACCTCACCGGCAAGCTCGACGGCGGAAGCCCCGGCCACGGCGGGGTCGAGTATCAGCGGTACTACCAGGCGCAGGCCCTCTTTCAGGGGGACTTTGCTGCCTGGGAGAAGTGGAACAAGTCCCTGATCCGGCAGCTCAAGACGATCCAGATGGAAGATGGGAGTTTCAAGGGGAGCTACGGCAACTCCACTTCGACCGCGCTGTCGCTCCTCGCCATTGCCGTCAACTTCCGGTTCCTCCCCATTTACGAGCGCTAG
- a CDS encoding TlpA family protein disulfide reductase, which translates to MTLSPTFPSLARSCRWLVGAAVLLGGLAPALAAPPPAPGAKSGVIKFTNGGSLPGELQPTSPAGTVHWQGRDFVGPFEFEAGQIAGIQLPPVPGAARAGDFCVELASGDILFGNLVRFDDKEIELAVPEGTPFVVNVPAVKRLYRMDADNGVIFQGPAGLAGWSESGPEGGWSEDGPTLMSVKHGATLTRDISLPEDAAIEIQLGWEKTPAFILALGMDPNAKADHRQHGFRFEVWDGDLVVVRENADRADAAFIRTLTKETHELQLTVYLSQAKGELQVYGPDGKRLAAIKVPPKAAATYPGIRLINVAGDIRLENLRVTRLKGAILDPLSDGNSRLRKIDGTTLDGRFEGLDPAAKTFRFEAAGQKTEVPLTEFSLVEFSTKPSDDKREVTVFCQEGSRHSGHLDKIDAGKVWIVTPAVRDPIGVPVDRLRTLVMHPKEADTTAKTSAGRKGRLEFDRQKMFGWLMPGKAEGEGTCLVWQPEGSRNASAIRTGVAGKVVFRDPPPPAPVSQNRVRNEPQGNFTNIFLKNLSKGPAPKASAKRPQTLHLISGDTIPCTVASIDEEGLTIETPLASAQVVPHSQVKALELVAGAPAPSLKDAKRDRLLTIPRLQKGTPPTHLLHSRTGDFLRCRLIDMTDTRVRVEVQLTEVDIPRDRVSQIIWFHPELDAVEEKAADKTEEKGEEKPEETKTPADSDDAAAGEKKTDETKPEGQAPDKAAAPAAIAAPSWPLQILRRDGNRVTFFPESVDESKIYGRSIVLGECRFEIADADQLIFGQAVEVAAATLPYHQWKLHPAVEPLVAQDMGGGEDGRPAGTESALVGKPAPDFHLDLLAGGKFKLSESKGQIVVLDFWATWCGPCMQTMPLVEEAMAKFDPAQVRLVTVNLEEPAANVKAVLERHKMNVAVAMDQDGVTARKYEANAIPQTVIIDREGKIHRLFVGGGSGMVEELTATLHTLLGTAKKVEDPAPATGS; encoded by the coding sequence ATGACTTTGTCTCCCACTTTTCCATCCCTGGCCCGCTCCTGCCGGTGGCTCGTCGGCGCGGCGGTCCTCCTGGGAGGGCTCGCGCCGGCCCTGGCCGCTCCGCCTCCCGCTCCCGGGGCGAAGTCGGGAGTCATCAAGTTCACGAACGGCGGCTCGCTGCCGGGCGAGCTTCAGCCCACTTCCCCGGCGGGGACCGTCCACTGGCAGGGGAGAGACTTCGTCGGCCCGTTCGAGTTCGAAGCGGGCCAGATCGCGGGTATCCAGCTGCCTCCCGTTCCCGGCGCCGCGCGGGCCGGCGACTTCTGCGTGGAACTCGCCAGCGGCGACATCCTGTTCGGCAACCTCGTCCGTTTCGATGACAAGGAGATCGAGCTGGCCGTTCCGGAGGGGACTCCGTTCGTCGTCAACGTCCCGGCGGTCAAACGGCTGTACCGGATGGACGCCGACAACGGCGTCATCTTCCAGGGTCCGGCGGGGCTCGCCGGATGGTCGGAGTCCGGTCCCGAAGGGGGCTGGAGCGAAGACGGGCCGACGCTGATGTCGGTCAAGCACGGCGCCACACTGACCCGCGACATCTCCCTGCCGGAAGACGCGGCGATCGAGATCCAGCTCGGCTGGGAGAAGACTCCCGCCTTCATCCTGGCGCTCGGCATGGACCCCAACGCCAAGGCGGACCACCGGCAGCACGGCTTCCGGTTCGAGGTCTGGGACGGGGATCTCGTCGTCGTCCGGGAGAACGCCGACCGCGCGGACGCGGCCTTCATCCGGACGCTGACCAAGGAGACGCACGAGCTGCAGCTGACGGTCTACCTCAGCCAGGCCAAGGGGGAGCTGCAGGTCTACGGGCCGGACGGCAAGCGGCTGGCGGCGATCAAGGTCCCGCCGAAAGCGGCCGCAACGTATCCGGGGATCCGGCTGATCAACGTGGCGGGGGACATCCGCCTCGAGAACCTCCGCGTGACCCGGCTCAAGGGGGCGATTCTCGACCCGCTGTCGGACGGGAATTCCCGGCTGCGGAAGATCGACGGCACGACGCTCGACGGCCGTTTCGAAGGCCTCGATCCGGCGGCGAAGACGTTCCGCTTCGAAGCGGCGGGCCAGAAAACCGAAGTCCCGCTCACCGAGTTCTCGCTGGTTGAGTTCTCGACGAAGCCCAGCGACGACAAGCGCGAAGTGACGGTCTTCTGCCAGGAGGGTTCGCGGCACTCCGGTCACTTGGACAAGATTGACGCCGGCAAGGTGTGGATCGTCACGCCCGCCGTCCGCGATCCGATCGGCGTCCCGGTCGACCGGCTGCGGACGCTGGTGATGCATCCTAAGGAGGCGGATACCACCGCGAAGACTTCGGCGGGCCGCAAAGGCCGGCTGGAGTTCGACCGGCAGAAGATGTTCGGCTGGCTGATGCCGGGCAAAGCGGAGGGGGAAGGGACCTGTCTCGTCTGGCAGCCGGAAGGAAGCCGGAACGCGAGCGCCATCCGGACCGGCGTCGCCGGCAAGGTCGTCTTCCGCGATCCCCCGCCCCCCGCTCCGGTCTCGCAGAACCGGGTTCGCAACGAGCCGCAGGGCAACTTCACGAACATTTTCCTCAAGAACCTCTCCAAGGGGCCGGCTCCTAAGGCCTCCGCCAAGCGGCCGCAGACGCTGCATCTGATCTCCGGAGACACGATCCCCTGCACGGTCGCGTCGATCGACGAGGAAGGGCTGACGATCGAGACGCCGCTCGCCTCGGCCCAAGTCGTGCCGCACTCGCAGGTCAAGGCGCTCGAGCTCGTCGCCGGCGCACCCGCTCCCAGTCTCAAGGACGCCAAGCGGGACCGGCTCCTGACGATCCCCCGGCTACAGAAAGGGACGCCGCCGACGCATCTGCTCCACAGCCGGACGGGGGATTTCCTCCGCTGCCGGCTGATCGACATGACTGACACGCGGGTCCGCGTCGAGGTCCAGCTGACGGAGGTCGACATCCCGCGCGACCGGGTGTCGCAGATCATCTGGTTCCATCCGGAGCTCGATGCGGTCGAAGAGAAGGCCGCCGACAAGACGGAGGAGAAGGGGGAGGAGAAACCGGAAGAGACAAAGACGCCCGCTGACTCAGACGACGCGGCGGCGGGTGAAAAGAAGACTGACGAGACGAAGCCGGAAGGGCAGGCGCCGGACAAGGCGGCCGCTCCGGCGGCGATCGCTGCTCCTTCGTGGCCGCTGCAGATCCTGCGGCGGGACGGGAACCGCGTGACGTTCTTCCCAGAGTCCGTCGACGAGTCGAAGATCTACGGACGGAGCATCGTTCTCGGGGAATGCCGGTTCGAGATCGCCGATGCCGATCAGCTGATCTTCGGTCAGGCGGTCGAAGTCGCCGCTGCGACGCTGCCTTACCATCAGTGGAAGCTGCATCCGGCCGTCGAGCCGCTGGTCGCCCAGGACATGGGGGGCGGCGAGGATGGGCGGCCGGCGGGGACCGAATCGGCGCTGGTCGGCAAGCCAGCGCCGGACTTCCACCTGGACCTTCTGGCAGGGGGAAAGTTCAAGCTGTCGGAGTCCAAGGGGCAGATCGTCGTTCTGGACTTCTGGGCGACGTGGTGCGGACCGTGCATGCAGACGATGCCGCTGGTGGAAGAAGCGATGGCCAAGTTCGATCCGGCCCAGGTGCGGCTGGTGACGGTCAACCTGGAGGAGCCGGCGGCGAACGTGAAGGCGGTGCTGGAGCGGCACAAGATGAATGTGGCGGTCGCGATGGACCAGGATGGGGTCACGGCCCGCAAGTATGAGGCGAATGCGATCCCGCAGACGGTGATTATCGACCGGGAGGGGAAGATCCACCGGTTGTTCGTGGGTGGCGGGTCGGGGATGGTGGAGGAGTTGACGGCGACGCTGCATACGCTGCTGGGCACGGCGAAGAAGGTGGAGGATCCCGCCCCAGCAACGGGATCCTGA
- a CDS encoding archaemetzincin produces the protein MSAANRRIRWAIFVIAASLMAFVIRYWGREVPPETWTPPAAAELAEALGATNDLPERDRRVFADAGHELKRSPLPNDWLARRIEFGETYRSFATSTVGSVDPRRRKIYLQALGRLEPDRDRLLEQLAEFGRRFFAMEAEIQPPLELPPGLTRRTRPSTGREQTLASDILSWLSQEVPEDAQCRVGITAADLYPAPDWNSVFGQASLRDRVGVVSLARFHPSFFGDPPRPGDDLLFLRRTFHVFSHEIGHTFGLPHCPYYECLMNGANNLGELDRQSPHPCPICLRKLMHVSPFDPVARCSSLADFYARAGLKEEAEWLRRRARWIENGDGGREFAADGRRAARHRAAGSCVQFRTPSAPADVASESATATIATPATNHESDHAVFLSEPHRRDIS, from the coding sequence ATGTCGGCCGCGAACCGGCGTATTCGGTGGGCGATCTTCGTGATCGCCGCATCTCTGATGGCGTTTGTGATCCGGTACTGGGGCCGGGAAGTCCCCCCGGAGACATGGACGCCTCCCGCGGCTGCCGAACTCGCCGAGGCTCTGGGGGCCACGAACGATCTCCCGGAGCGGGACCGTCGAGTCTTCGCCGATGCGGGACATGAGCTCAAACGCAGTCCGCTGCCGAACGACTGGCTGGCTCGTCGCATTGAGTTCGGGGAAACCTACCGATCATTCGCGACGTCCACCGTGGGATCGGTCGATCCGCGGCGGCGGAAGATCTATCTCCAGGCGCTCGGTCGGCTTGAGCCGGATCGTGACCGTCTGCTCGAACAGCTCGCCGAGTTCGGACGCAGGTTCTTTGCGATGGAGGCCGAGATCCAGCCGCCGCTCGAGTTGCCGCCGGGCCTGACGCGACGGACGCGGCCATCGACCGGCCGTGAGCAGACCCTGGCCTCCGACATCCTGAGCTGGCTCTCACAAGAGGTCCCGGAGGACGCCCAGTGCCGTGTCGGGATCACGGCGGCCGATCTCTACCCTGCACCGGACTGGAACTCGGTTTTCGGCCAGGCATCGCTCCGCGACCGGGTCGGAGTCGTCAGCCTTGCCCGCTTCCATCCGAGCTTCTTCGGAGACCCGCCCCGCCCGGGAGACGACCTGCTGTTCCTGCGGCGGACGTTCCATGTCTTCTCGCACGAGATCGGCCACACGTTCGGCCTGCCGCATTGCCCCTACTACGAATGTCTCATGAACGGGGCGAACAACCTCGGAGAACTCGACCGGCAGTCGCCACATCCCTGCCCGATCTGTCTGAGGAAGTTGATGCATGTGTCGCCGTTCGATCCGGTCGCTCGCTGTTCTTCGCTGGCCGACTTCTATGCCCGGGCCGGCTTGAAGGAAGAGGCCGAATGGCTGCGTCGCCGGGCCCGGTGGATCGAGAATGGTGATGGCGGCCGAGAGTTCGCGGCTGACGGACGGAGGGCTGCTCGCCATCGCGCCGCGGGCTCGTGCGTACAATTCCGCACACCTTCAGCACCAGCCGATGTCGCATCGGAATCCGCAACCGCAACGATCGCGACGCCGGCGACGAACCATGAGTCCGATCATGCCGTTTTCCTTTCAGAACCTCACCGGCGAGACATTTCCTGA
- a CDS encoding S1C family serine protease has protein sequence MPFSFQNLTGETFPEAGPGHPRRRDESPNAEVLDAYSQAVIHVVESVSPSVISVRGPAGTRGGAGSGFLISPDGLAITNSHVVDGRTELLAETTEGDRIPARVIGDDPATDTALIRLVARDLPYAKLGDSNALRVGQLVIAMGSPLGLQSTVSTGVVSALRRSMRAQDGRLIEDVIQHAAPINPGNSGGPLVDSRSQVVGINTAIIAMAQGLGFAVPSNTAEWVTGEFLAHGRVRRRQLGVSAGVVPLSRWHVRELDLLGTTGVQVGQVVSGGLAHRVGIEPEDIIVALHDRVVETIDDLHRLLTAIPAQTAFELTVIRDDRLVSLSVPAES, from the coding sequence ATGCCGTTTTCCTTTCAGAACCTCACCGGCGAGACATTTCCTGAAGCTGGCCCAGGGCATCCGCGGCGTCGCGACGAGTCTCCGAACGCCGAAGTCCTCGACGCCTACTCCCAGGCGGTCATCCACGTCGTGGAAAGTGTCTCCCCGTCCGTCATCAGCGTCCGCGGTCCCGCCGGGACGCGGGGCGGCGCCGGGTCGGGATTCCTGATCTCGCCGGACGGCCTGGCGATCACGAACAGCCATGTCGTTGACGGGCGGACCGAGCTGCTCGCCGAGACGACGGAGGGGGACCGCATCCCCGCCCGCGTCATCGGCGACGATCCCGCCACCGACACGGCCCTCATCCGGCTCGTCGCCCGGGATCTTCCGTACGCCAAGCTGGGCGATTCCAATGCCCTGCGAGTCGGCCAGCTCGTGATCGCCATGGGCAGCCCGCTCGGGCTGCAGTCGACGGTGTCGACCGGCGTCGTCAGCGCCCTGCGGCGGAGCATGCGGGCGCAGGATGGGCGGCTGATCGAAGACGTGATCCAGCACGCGGCCCCGATCAACCCCGGGAATTCCGGTGGGCCGCTCGTCGATTCCCGCAGCCAGGTGGTCGGGATCAACACCGCCATCATCGCCATGGCCCAGGGACTCGGATTTGCCGTCCCCTCGAACACCGCCGAATGGGTCACGGGCGAGTTTCTCGCTCACGGCCGGGTCCGGCGGCGGCAGCTCGGGGTCTCGGCGGGGGTCGTTCCGCTCTCCCGCTGGCACGTCCGGGAACTCGACCTCCTCGGCACCACCGGAGTCCAGGTCGGTCAGGTCGTCTCCGGCGGCCTGGCGCACCGCGTCGGGATCGAGCCGGAGGACATCATCGTGGCTCTCCACGACCGGGTCGTGGAGACGATCGACGACCTGCATCGGCTGCTGACCGCCATCCCGGCCCAGACCGCGTTCGAACTGACCGTGATCCGCGACGACCGCCTCGTTTCACTGAGCGTCCCCGCCGAGAGCTGA
- the lepA gene encoding translation elongation factor 4: protein METKFIRNFSIVAHIDHGKSTLADQLLLKSGAITKREFQNQLLDDLEIERERGITIKARAVAINYTLDGQEYEINFIDTPGHVDFQYEVSRSLAACEGALLVVDAFQGVQAQTVANAYLAIESNLEIIPVVNKIDLPVTRIPEVLDEVETVVGLDASTALQVSAKAGIGIEECFKAIIERIPAPKGDPDGPLQALVFDSKYDYYRGVVTYVRVKEGTLRKGDRIKFMKGNSLYDVLDMGQFRPDMVPCESLGPGQVGYVVTGVKEVRHIHVGDTVTHAQRPAAKALPGYKEPQQMVFCGMYPIDATDFEHLRDELERMSLNDASFTFAPETSDALGFGFRCGFLGMLHMEVIQQRLEREAEVDLIQTAPNVTYELVLENGEVKTISNPVDVPESGFIKEFREPIAKVQFIVPSTSIGAIMQLCEDRRGIYKTTEFLGPERAQIIYELPLAEIIYDMHDKLKSVSRGYATMNYEVIGFRDADLVKLDILVKGNKVEALAMIVHRSTADRRGRAVCKKLKEEISRHQFEIAIQAAIGGKIIARETISAVRKNVTAKCYGGDISRKKKLLNKQKEGKKRMKQFGEVEIPQKAFLSVLEARGDE, encoded by the coding sequence ATGGAAACGAAGTTCATCCGCAACTTCTCGATCGTCGCCCACATCGACCACGGGAAAAGCACCCTCGCGGACCAGCTCCTGCTGAAGTCGGGCGCGATCACGAAGCGCGAGTTCCAGAACCAGCTTCTCGACGACCTGGAGATCGAGCGCGAGCGGGGGATCACGATCAAGGCCCGCGCGGTGGCGATCAACTACACGCTCGACGGCCAGGAATACGAGATCAACTTCATCGATACCCCCGGCCACGTCGACTTCCAGTACGAAGTCTCGCGGAGCCTCGCGGCGTGCGAAGGAGCCCTCCTCGTCGTCGACGCCTTCCAGGGTGTCCAGGCCCAGACGGTGGCGAACGCCTACCTCGCCATCGAGAGCAACCTGGAAATCATCCCGGTCGTCAACAAGATCGACCTGCCGGTGACCCGTATCCCGGAAGTCCTCGATGAAGTCGAGACGGTCGTCGGTCTCGACGCCTCGACCGCCCTTCAGGTCAGCGCCAAGGCGGGAATCGGCATCGAGGAATGCTTCAAGGCGATCATCGAGCGGATTCCCGCCCCCAAGGGAGACCCCGATGGTCCCCTGCAGGCGCTCGTCTTCGACAGCAAGTACGACTATTACCGCGGCGTCGTGACGTACGTCAGGGTCAAGGAGGGGACGCTCCGGAAGGGGGACCGGATCAAGTTCATGAAGGGGAACTCGCTCTACGACGTCCTCGACATGGGCCAGTTCCGTCCCGACATGGTCCCCTGCGAATCGCTCGGCCCGGGGCAGGTCGGCTACGTCGTCACGGGGGTCAAGGAAGTCCGCCACATCCACGTCGGCGATACCGTGACGCATGCGCAGCGGCCGGCTGCGAAGGCGCTCCCCGGTTACAAAGAGCCGCAGCAGATGGTGTTCTGCGGCATGTACCCGATCGACGCCACCGACTTCGAGCATCTCCGCGACGAGCTCGAACGGATGAGCCTCAACGACGCGAGCTTCACGTTCGCCCCCGAGACGAGCGACGCGCTCGGCTTCGGTTTCCGCTGCGGCTTCCTCGGCATGCTCCACATGGAGGTGATCCAGCAGCGGCTGGAGCGCGAGGCGGAAGTCGACCTGATCCAGACGGCGCCGAACGTCACCTACGAGCTCGTCCTGGAGAATGGCGAAGTCAAGACGATCTCGAACCCGGTCGACGTGCCGGAATCCGGGTTCATCAAGGAGTTCCGCGAGCCGATCGCCAAGGTCCAGTTCATCGTCCCGTCGACCAGCATCGGCGCGATCATGCAGCTCTGCGAGGACCGCCGCGGGATCTACAAGACGACCGAGTTCCTCGGCCCCGAACGCGCGCAGATCATCTACGAGCTGCCGCTGGCGGAAATCATCTATGACATGCACGACAAGCTGAAGTCGGTCAGCCGCGGCTACGCGACGATGAACTACGAGGTCATCGGCTTCCGCGACGCCGACCTCGTGAAGCTCGACATCCTCGTGAAGGGGAACAAGGTCGAGGCCCTGGCGATGATCGTCCACCGTTCGACGGCCGACCGTCGCGGGCGGGCGGTCTGCAAGAAGCTCAAAGAGGAGATCAGCCGGCACCAGTTCGAGATCGCGATCCAGGCGGCGATTGGGGGGAAGATCATCGCTCGCGAGACGATCAGCGCGGTCCGCAAGAACGTGACCGCCAAGTGCTACGGCGGGGACATCAGCCGTAAGAAGAAGCTGCTGAACAAGCAGAAAGAGGGCAAGAAGCGGATGAAGCAGTTTGGGGAAGTCGAGATTCCTCAGAAGGCATTCCTGTCGGTGCTGGAAGCCCGCGGCGACGAGTAG
- a CDS encoding DUF1501 domain-containing protein, producing the protein MFRVLGSPKKLCDGVTRRDLLQIGGASLAGLSLPQLLSQNAHAHSELRPGFGKAKNCIVLFLYGSPSQLETFDMKPDAPAEVKGTIKPIASSLPGLDVSELLPNMARVMDRCSVIRSCTHPYPIHGVAYAMTGTGFVDVGMELNPRDERHHPYFGSCVEYVDRQRRGGQPHEFVQNVALPFPFSSKRTDQPFRAGPYGAFLEGSFQPVWTEFFGQGTVNVHKDRTGFAYDGPEPYVGCSRDSHFRLAAVDSNPDVTLDRLNRRKSLLSQFDDGRRDLDRSLPGQSLSTFQQMAYSIVASPKVREALDVRHESDAIRDRYGMTLFGQSCLAARRMVEAGSRLVSVFWDEYGLAGDAWDTHDQHFPRMHDQLCPGLDKAFAGLILDLEERGLLDDTLVVLMSEHGRTPKIAGVRGGGRDHWSQAYSTVFAGGGTPRGKVIGATDSIAGQVTDRPISPKSMLATMYHLLGIDPFLTHLKNRDGQEVPLVPETAEIIPELIA; encoded by the coding sequence ATGTTTCGCGTTCTCGGATCCCCCAAAAAGCTCTGTGATGGCGTTACGCGCCGCGATCTCCTCCAGATCGGCGGGGCGTCGCTCGCCGGACTCTCGCTGCCGCAGTTGCTCTCGCAGAACGCCCACGCCCATTCCGAACTCCGGCCGGGCTTCGGTAAGGCCAAGAACTGCATTGTCCTGTTTCTCTACGGGTCGCCGAGCCAGCTCGAAACGTTCGACATGAAGCCGGACGCCCCGGCCGAAGTCAAAGGGACGATCAAGCCGATCGCGTCGTCCCTCCCCGGCCTCGACGTCTCGGAGCTGCTGCCGAACATGGCCCGCGTGATGGACCGCTGCTCGGTCATCCGCTCCTGCACCCACCCCTACCCGATCCACGGCGTCGCCTACGCCATGACCGGAACGGGATTCGTCGATGTCGGGATGGAGCTCAACCCTCGCGACGAGCGGCACCACCCCTACTTCGGCTCCTGCGTCGAATACGTCGACCGGCAGCGACGGGGCGGGCAGCCGCACGAGTTCGTCCAGAACGTGGCCCTTCCCTTTCCCTTCAGCAGCAAGCGGACCGACCAGCCGTTCCGCGCGGGGCCGTACGGCGCGTTCCTCGAAGGCTCGTTCCAGCCGGTCTGGACTGAGTTCTTCGGCCAGGGGACGGTGAACGTCCATAAGGACCGGACGGGCTTCGCCTACGATGGACCGGAGCCATACGTCGGCTGCAGCCGCGACTCGCACTTCCGCCTGGCCGCGGTCGATTCCAATCCGGACGTCACGCTCGACCGCCTGAACCGCCGCAAGAGCCTCCTGTCGCAGTTCGATGACGGCCGCCGCGATCTCGACCGCAGCCTCCCCGGCCAGTCGCTCTCGACGTTCCAGCAGATGGCGTACTCGATCGTCGCCTCGCCCAAGGTCCGCGAGGCCCTGGATGTCCGGCACGAGTCCGATGCGATCCGCGATCGCTACGGGATGACGCTCTTCGGCCAGTCCTGTCTCGCCGCCCGCCGGATGGTGGAAGCGGGCTCACGGCTCGTTTCGGTCTTCTGGGATGAATACGGCCTGGCGGGGGACGCCTGGGACACGCACGATCAGCACTTCCCGCGGATGCACGACCAGCTTTGTCCGGGGCTCGACAAGGCGTTCGCGGGACTGATCCTCGACTTGGAAGAACGGGGCCTCTTGGATGACACGCTCGTCGTCCTGATGAGCGAGCATGGTCGGACTCCCAAGATCGCGGGTGTTCGCGGCGGGGGCCGTGATCACTGGTCGCAGGCCTATTCGACCGTGTTTGCCGGCGGGGGGACGCCTCGCGGGAAGGTGATCGGGGCGACCGATTCGATCGCTGGCCAGGTGACCGACCGTCCGATCTCTCCCAAGTCGATGCTGGCGACGATGTATCACCTGCTCGGCATCGACCCGTTCCTGACGCACCTCAAGAACCGGGATGGTCAGGAAGTTCCGCTTGTTCCGGAGACGGCCGAGATTATTCCGGAGCTGATCGCCTGA